The genomic window TGAGAGAAatcattctcagtcagagattttatggcgtgagctttcatgctttaatgagagacatgagcctcaatattcatctgattgccgaatcaggagcatgtataattatggttttacgattttaacccttgtcgaaaatccaccatctacacataccCATGTTTCTAATTCATCTCATAACCCTAAATCATCCACCATTCTCGACCAAATCCAAATCTCAGTGATTCAATATCAGATTTTaactcttcttctcatcttcaccaaaccctagtttgaaTTCCTTCTTCAATCATTAACCCATATTATATGTATTATTCGCTCAATTTAACTCTCTTACAGCAGTCTCTCGATCCCTAATCTCTCTGAAATTCTCCCTTTCGTTGCACAAAGAAGCCGCCATCACTTCTCGATTTCAGACAGgaaatgattgagaaatcaatttcctctGAATTTTAGGGTTGCTGTAGGAAATGAAAGTGGATATAGCCACTTTGGTGAAGTAGATAAGGGGTGGACACCCAAGGAACTCATAAGTATATATTAGCCACTAAGATGCCATTCCGttgcttctctagactaagctgCAGTAGTTCTCTTTTATCACTGGCTTGGCTCAGCTCCGCTCTGCTCCAAGTAGCAAGTGCAATTTAAATTATGCTTTTGTTCTTCTTGCTCAAAGTGAACGCTTTCTTATTCTTTGAATTATTCCACCAACATCGATCGTCCTTTACTTCTCAAATCTATTTTTTCTCTCTAATTTCTCTTCATCGCTAAATCTGCCATGATTTTCAGacagaatttgcatcactaaagctgacatgcttttcagatagaaattaagaaatagaagcaaataatgataAATAGTTCGTATCCAACAACAGTTGcacttgaaatgacacttttgccctgtttattcttcttttgttccaaatgactccaaagtacctaaatacccaaaagcaaacataagatacataatatacaagaaaactcagcaaagaaagcataaacaatagataaatattaaggtgttttagacatctatcaaattccctcatacttagactttgctagtcctcgagcaaatcaaacaaaattattctaaaacatacatacaacttcgtgtcgtcgaggctacgttactcttagcataaataacaagcctttaaacctctaggtgtccctagtggacgagttttagtctcgtgaaggtttacacgaggtgtacctacaaaaccttttacttccaaaatccagctacctgtgaaaagtctaaaaatgacactaaacattttgtaattggcatactatcaatgattataggaggaagtacccactttcaaatacaattcataaaataataatatagctttatcataaagttgaacacaaccacaatactcggaatcgaatcaaccacaatcacatgaaaagattaagaagatggatatagaaagtagatggtggcggactgttgactaaggtgaacggtgtttcccatatctgtctgaaggtcactgccaaaacaaacttaaaaatcctattggattgagatacgggtatgaattctaatatcaacacagctggcatatacaagagaaccagcggtcgacaaacttaattctagatcaattcactggcatatacaagggaaccagtgatcgattttattcaacacaataataatatttcttttcttttcttttttccaattttttttttttgagtcgacaacatgattggatcttttggatccaagcgcatgattcttgtcagcagattacatggtaattctcatggatcctgcattccacgcttgtttaggcgacggagacagggggaacacacacatattgctatccaagtgtcaatttttgttttatatatatatatgtacaccaTTTGGTCgaattggtctggtctcttttttttgtagtaactcaatcactctattttgtcctagcagtgataacaattcgattcttgtgccccaccaaatcacttagagtaacaatagataaaatggaaaaataaaaatagaacgtgatatggtgacgactccgagatatggtgacaactaacatgttatttattcttatattttgtttgttttcatatgaatagattgtactaatgggttcctcaactcatacaaccacgatgtttccattagtgtaaggcacaagtttctagacttaggagtttatcatcttttttttctttcttttttagttttttttttcttataaacacaagggaaaactaacaaggctaaacactttatatgagaacactccccacacttaaactttacattgtcctcaatgtaaaatttagttattcaaagtaaagttcaagatgggaaattcataacatgatatatatacacaataagaaaataaagtgcataataaaaactgatactccaactcatagttatttctgaacaatagaggataaacactaaacaagctatttagttggaatctaatccaaactcatccaatatatacctcatcgttgagaaaaaattccatctacttagaaaagctagtgtttattctaaattgttcaaaaatctctaaaagttggggttttgatatgcaaatatccaaaataagaaaataaagataaaagacttgagaaataaaaagatagaaatagatacacaaaaccagtgggttgcctcccatttagcgcttggtttaaagtcgccaGCCCGAGTTGCAAGAcgaattctccatacaccaataatcgtaAAAGtcggggatccacccatagcacatgttttgcaaacactagattcgcacacatattagtaatatagAACAAAAACGAAGCTATCAACCGAAAGAAGtttccccacacttattcttgtccacacctGAAGTGgatataaaacataaaattcGGGAACTTTCACGGTTTCTTGTtacaaaacctgcatagtatgagaatcaagtatctctaatggcgctaatcgagaaacaaagtcctTCAACAATATTCTCCAAGCACATACagtcaaaccaataagaggtaaaggagaagaaacaatatgcaaagggttagacaaatctatcacaatctcttgtatcacagaatcctcttcatccttgaaaaactcgagTGAAGTactcacctcttgtatatcatggtcctctatcaaaccttgcaaccattcttcgtccgtttctgccgtAACCAAGGTCTCGACATCAACATCATCCTTACAATCTTTtgaaagctcaattgggtcttccacaatattggtcataacaatcacattctcaacatattcctccttgttgtaaggcacatactccaCTACGGATCCAAATTTCACtttaaggaacttttttagaacatccaaaaatgcatcatcctcaagctccactcTTTGAATATGTTCtttatcattattaagatcaatgcttgagtaatacACATAAACGtcatcatattcctcttcgtcttcatcttgatcccaaaaagactCCATCGTACATTCCTTGTTGTTGTCACCATGAGTTGTTTCAGGCAATGTATTATAATCACcgtcactttcatagttaacataagattggtcctcgcggaatttagtgttgctaatatcgaactcatccttttgaataggtgaatgatcattattacggTCAAGAGTTGAGTTAACTATACAATTATCAACAAAAGTGCCCAAGGattggcctttttcaacattagcatcaatcaaatattcatcacaaaccatatgCACATTAGAATTATCCATATCTTCCTTGCATTGGTCAATGCCTCTTCGaaagttagcaataccttcacgaagttcttggagttgtcTTCTCTAGTCTCTTTATCCTTTTGAAACTCTTGTTGTACAAATTTCAAAAATTTGTCTACAAAGTTAGAGActttttgttcacgagcataagaatcctcccatccttgtggttgttcacacacatacccgccataaggttgttgaggaaaaccataaggttccatggaatattggtcataaccaatgaattggttttgattatacccctggaattgGTAGTTGCcatattgttgaggttgttgaaaaccgtatccattcatgtaatatgctccttccatgagaaataagtacctgaaataagattctcaaaccaaggttaaaaaccagaaaataagaaatgtaaaaataaaaactaaactaaaaacaaaaaataagaaaccaaaaacaagtgacaaccgctgcctccccggcagcgacgccaaaatttgatcgcagtcgtatgcgtcaaaaataatttcactttctcactcgactaaaataaatgaagtatgtggtaagaaagagttcgttcccacagagaggctttttttgttataaaatttcagtttcttagtaaccaaggggggattttgaattttatctaagcaataatataaagcaaagcaaataaaatagttggaataatcaataaggaaaagatattggtcaaggagttcatattcaatcttaaacaagtgcttgaatacatgattagaattacaatttaatctctttattatcaaaagccctgGACTATCAAGAGAGTAAGATAATCCGTTAATTTCTTAAGtttatcaacacacacattagagctgcgcatgtgaaatctacctaaagaataacctaacgccttgcgctaatgaagttcaattcctaggagcattaagttttagaaataggctaatcaatgcaattgtcatacattgcgcatgacaattaaGACaagggtcaaactctacatacgattacaagagtgtatcactacaaaccgtaatcacaTCATGCTATTTGTATctagggttatcgctcgatgaaaaaccctaaaatagctatggacaaggatccaagttcaattaattggccacttaactaaccaaacatccaAGTCCTaccacaatacatcaatcatgtgattatataTACAGTAGAGatatgaacgataatcaagagaaaaaactaatgcattaatcaagcacaagttgtagatatatgaCTACATCCTGAACCAATAgtataagatttagctactcatagctatcgAGTTCAACATAATCATATTAATTgaataaagaaaatgaaacaaagcaaaccctagtagcgtaaGTAAAAGCGGCTCTCCTCCAatagctccaagtagaatacgtgatatcCAAGTTGTAGAAAGACTTGTCTTTTATAGCTCTTCTTATTTCCAAAATTAGAcccaagtcttcaaagtccatctccaaatggtccaccaagcccatcaaacccatgtagaaaatatccCAGTAAAAactttgccaaaaagtagttGTCGGAAAACAGGTTGAGGTGTCGGAAATTGGCCGGAAACATCGCCCAAAAAGTACCTCAGGTGACCAGCAAAGTCAAACTAGTCACCGGTCAACTCAGCCAAGGTCACTGAGTCAGGTGAGTCGGTTCTAACTGGGTGACTAGGCTGAGTTGGTTTCTTGGACAAAGCCTGAGCTGTTGCAGTCTTGCACGGGCCTTAGTTGGTGTTGCACCATGATTGTGCGTCATTGCTTCTCAGCCTGCCATTTCCCTGTAACTCGTTCAAATTAGCTCCAGTCCATCTTTGCAGTCTTCACAGTCCATAGTAAGCATCACCTGCACCACCTGTACCTTCATGCCTACAATGCCTCATCTCACAGTTCCTGTGCATTACCTGTTCCCATGCACATCTCTAATTCCACCTGTAATTCCTATTAACATCAGCTGTGACTCCTTGTTCATCTGTTATTAAAGTGACAGCACAATCGACTACACTCCATTGTGTCTCATCATTGCATTCTCAGCACCACCACCTATCTTGACTGCAACCTCCTAAACTTCACAGCTCCAGCTCCAATAGCATCACCTTGTCCACAACAGCAACAGATCTCCTTTCTCTCATCTTGAAATTCTCAAGAACACCAGCTGCAACTCAGCTCCACATAGCAGCAGCTTCACTCCCAACCACCACCAGATCACGGCATAACTTCTCCTTTATTGTTTAGCTAGCAACAGTTCATTACCACCAACCTACAGCCATCTGAGCCATAAACCACCAATTTCAGTTCCTGCAATTCCACCAGCTACATCTCTTCTTCCATGTCAGTTTATCCAGTCACTTCCATTGCATCGCAGCTTATCACAAACTGCAATTGCCTTACAGCCCATGCCTGCTGTTCCATTCAAATACATGACCTGTACAGCTGCAACTCTCCACTCCAGTTCCCTGagctaacattcatctaaacaactTCAAATCAACTTCATTGCAACTATCATCTCCTTTTTTACCTTCCTGCAACTCCATGTTCAAGGCAATCACATTCTCATACATTCCATATAACTGCAATTTCAGCTCAAACCCAGTAGCAGCAACATAAACAAAGCCTCCTTGCTTGCAGTTACCAACACTTGCTCTTCCTGCAACTTCTCATGTTCACCTGCAATATCCTAGGCATATATCTACTgagaataactcattttctccatttgagcTGTAACTGCAACAATCTTGAGTCCTGGTTCCTTCTTTCATCATcacacagcaacaacagcatcaCTAGGAAAACCTCATACCAACAACAACATTATCAACAGCAGCTGTAACCCATCTCTCACAGATCCACCATCATCTCAACGCCAAAAGCCCACCagggtcttcttcttcatcacaaaaTCAACTTCAAACCCCTTCTGGTACATATAATCAACAGCAATTCTTCAACACTAGTGAAAATCACATCATCTCAGGTCCTTGTTCTTGACAGAATCCCCAAATTCTCCAccatctccttgttcaactcaGTAGAAACCTCTATATAATTCTTCAATAGCCATCTATCTCACTGTAACCTTGAATCTGAGACATACCCATGTTTCTAATTCATCTCACAACCCTAAATCATCCACCATTCTCGACCGAATCCAAATCTCAGAGATTCAATATCAGATTTTaactcttcttctcatcttcaccaaaccctagtttgaaTTCCTGCTTCAATCATTAACCCATCTTCTCTGTATTATTCTCTCCATTGAACTCTCTTACAGCAGTCTCTCGATCCCTAATCTCTCTGAATTTGTCCCTTTCGTTGCACAAAGAAGCGCCATCACTTCTCGATTTCAGACAGgaaatgattgagaaatcaatttcctctGAATTTTAGGGTTGTTGTAGGAAATGAAAGTGGATATAGCCACTTTGTTGAAGTAGATATAGGGTGAACACCCAGGGCACTCATAAAGTAGATATTAGCCACTAAGATGCCAGTCCGTTGCTTCTCTAGATTAAGCTCCAGTAGTTATCTCTTATAACTGGCTCGGCTCGGCTCGTCTCTGCTCCCAGTAGCAAGTGCAATTGAAATGATGCTTTTGTTTTTCTTGCTCCAAGTGaacgctttcttcttctttgaattcttccaccaacaacgaTCGTCCCTTACTTCTCATATCTATTTTTTCTCtctaatttctcttcatcactaaagttgccatgcttttcagacaaaatttgcatcactaaagctgacatgtTTTTCAgacagaagaaatagaagcaaataatgagaaatagttcgtctccaacagcagttgcacttgaaatgacacttttgccctgtttctttttcttttgttccaaatgactccaaagtacctaaatactcaaaggaaacataagatacataatataTAAGAAAACtcagcaaagaaaacataaacaatagataaatattaagatgTCTAAGTATGGTCAAAGTCCAAGTCAAAAGGCcaagtctaaatcggtcaactaTTTCAACTCAGTCAACTAGACTGATTCAGAACATGGTCAACAGTTTAACTCAATCATATTAACTGAGTCAGACAATAACATAATTGAATCAGACTGAGTAAGCTCAGTCAAACATGTCAGGGTTCTTCTTACAAAGCTGCAACTCTAACTCTACAACTAGTCTAACTGTAACCTTCAACTAaaacatataattcaatcaaatTGTAGATACAAACccattacaacaataaaatataaaattaagttaaACGTCATAATCACTACCAACCTGAATTCAGGATTGCATCCTTACATCTCAGTTCCATCACCTTTCAATAACATTACAAGGATCAACACTCAACTTTATACACACAAAACTCTAATTCCAAATCCATTTCAAACAATTCATTACATCAATTACAAACTCTGCTTACCTGTCATTGTAGTTGCAAGCCTTCCCTTAGAGATTTAACTTAACACAATcgctaaactcttattccaacaaCACTGCCAATCCAACTCAATATCACCTGCAACTTCACAGGCCTAAGTACAATCCAATGGCAACAACACTCAACACATCATCAAGACTAAATTTGCAACATCTCAATTCCATGAAACAACACCATCAGTTATCACTTAACCTGCAATACCAGAAATACCTCCATCCATTTCATCTACACAGTTCATACATATACCCATCACCACCAAACTCATTAGATACAAATCATATACAACTTATCCAGTTTATACTCAGCCCTGTAATTTCCATAACTCAACCACAACAACTCAGCTAATTCTTAACTCAGATAACATACACACTCCCTGGAACATCTCATTCATgattattacacaacatacctCAATCTAACTTCTTTGATGCAACCTaacaacattcatacaaagaacTTCAACCAACCCCTGCATATCTCAGTATCCAATTTCCCCGAAACCAGCACAACATGTACTACATCTACATCTCCAGTTCATGCTCATCATACATCACTTTACATTAACTACTTCATGTACTCAAACAGCAAACACAATCACAATGATTATAACATCTAAAATTTAGTAAGGAAGATTTACCTTAGTTCAGGTTCCTTAACAACATAGTTGACTTTAATTCCTTGCCTCGTCCACTTTACAACCATTTCAAAGCAACCTAACTTCTTCCTCAATCCGATCTGTTAGCAACAACATCTACATGAACAACCTGATCCTTAATCATTCTCGAATCTGCTCTATTCTTCATTTCCCAATCTCAATCTCATTATCAACCTCAAATTGAACTTCTAATTTCACAACCTCAAACCCTAAATGCCGCTTTCATGCTGTTCTACAACCTTATCCCTTAAATCCCATCTAACGCATCTTTAATCCTTCATTTACACTCTCAAtctcatcttctaattcttcttctgAATTTCTCTCAGTCCCtaatttcttattcactattaATCTTCTTCTCTGAAACTTAATCATCAAATTAGCACAACAATCTTCTTATTCTATTCAGGATCTCGAAACCCATCTTCAACTACCTCAAATCAAATTGTTGTGACACCAACACCAATTAGGAGAGTTTAGTTATTTTGGGAATTATTATACGTTTCCTTATTTAGTATTTGCTTAgtgttcaagttatgttctttatATATTCATAGTTTGTTTTAGGGTTTAAGGCATTCAATCAATACAAAACTCAGTTACATTATTGTTTAGACAACAGAGGTGGCTAATCCTCATAAAAAAGGATTTTATCTTATGGTTCTTATATTATGTTACAGTGTTTTGGTTTAGAACCCTAACATCCGGATCAGAGGAGGTTTAGGTCTTCAAAAATTTACCcaaattttttttcctcttctttaCCATTTTCCTCAATCCActgtatttaaaaaaaaaaaggtttcgtCTCTTGTCTACTACGGCGACCATATCATACATTAGCATACAACCACGTTTGCTTCTGTTACCTTACCATCATTATCTATTCAACCAGTGTGGCACTCTGAATATCTTTCGCAACACAACAATATATCTTGTAATTTGGCGATGACGCTGAACACACGATTACATGCAATTTTAGAGGCAGTGGTGGAAAATTTAGATGCAGTGGCGGAAAAGTTCCATCAAGATGCAGTTGATATAACACAAGACACCAAAGTCCTAGAAAAAGGACTTAGGGTTTGAGAGAAAAGGAATTGCAAGATGGACGACTTTGAGAGAAAAATGGTGTGCGAAGGATAAAATAACCATGTCTTGCTTGGATGCTCCGTTAGAAGATTGTCTACGTTCAACTAGAGCAATCAAGGATAGATTTGATGCGTTACCAGCTCCAGTGGAAGAAATTACTATCAATAACTTGGTAATTGATTCAATTTATCAGAAGATGAACAAAATATTGCAGAGAAGAATGTGGAAAAAGACGCGGAACAGCTTGATGAGAAGTTGAAATCCGTCAATACATTCACTGATTCACATAGTCCACTACCATCTGACGTACACTTGGTCCAAAATTCTGAGGCATTAACAACTGTTCCAAATCCAAATCGAGCTGTGGTTATTACAGGAAAGATTGAGGAGATAACAAATTTCTGTCGAGAATCTTCCATTCCATCAGAAAAAGCAAAAGAtgcttatttttattttggtgggAAGAACGACGCCATATTGAGTGAGGATGGGTACGAGAAACTCGTGCGCTTGCAGGTATTTTTAATCCCAAGTCACCGAATTAATCAATATTTTTACATCAATCTCAATTTTTCTCGTAGCATATTCGACCGTGGGAAAGAGTTCAAACTTATTATCAGGAATTCTTATTTTGCTATGTGTGATTCTGTGTTGTGGTATGTTGTTTATGAACCTTTGAAATTTTTGGATAATTTATATGAAGAAAACGTTCATAACTTGATTCATAGATATGGGTACTGGTCAGATTCATCCGGTAATTCAATTGCTTGTCTGTTAGCTATGTGTAGTGTTTCTGGTACTGCTTATCAGATGTCTGGTCCAATGCTTCATATGTTTATTCGAAGATGTTATAAACAACTTGCAAATTCGGATGTGTTACTGATCAACAAACTAAGAAGTATGGTAGCTCATTATGCATCAATCTTTGATAAAGTGCAAGCTGAGCTTATTTCTCTTGTTACTAGTCGAGCGAGCGCATACCTATCAACAGTTACCAAACCGGAGGACTATGATGATGTAGAGATGATTCCAACAGAAATTCCGCTTGTCTCTGACGAAGCTAAAAGGAATCTATATGAAATTTTAAATTCAAATTCTTCGGCTAACTCAGGTACTGGCGATGGTCATGCACCCATGGGAGAGTCCAGGCTTTGTAGTTTTGATGTGTTTATGGAAGAAAAGTTGGAGTATAATTTTCGGAATGTTGTTGAACAATCTTTGTGGAATGTGTCAATTTTAGCGCAAGAAAGGCCACCTCAGATTGTTTTGTGGCGAACAAAATTTTATGATATTAAGATTTTGAAAAAGCTGCCTGCATCATACGTTGACTTCGAGAAGCTTAAATTAATTCCAGCATCTTCACTAGAGTGTCCAATTTTACTTCTTAGTGATCTGGATTTGGTTTGGGGTAATGTACCAATAGTTGGTAATTTTAAGAGGTACATATGTGAGAATGTACGGAAATTCACTCCCAGGACTTTGATACAAGCGATACTTGCAGATAGTATATCGAGGAAGAACAGATTTGGTCGTGTGAATATGCAAACTCATATGACTGAAGTTCTGGAGTTCTTACATTTTTCTTTTGGCTACGGTTATATCAACTGTTATCACCACCAAAATGAAGAGTATTGCGAGCTCTTTAAGGTGTTAATCACTACCTATAATAATGTAATTGGTAAGGAAGACTTTACTATTGGCGTTGTGAATCCTCGAATATTATTTGATCGTGGTAGTAAATCTAGAGTTATTAGTAGGTGTTCTTACTATGTTAGAAGTTGTTCTAAATTCTACCTTGGTATAGATGCTTCTTCTAAGATTGTTCTTAATGGGTGTGGATTACATTTGTGGCGTGGTGTCACGCTTGATGGTGCAAATGCACTTACGGATATGGAATGTTTCAGATCAGATGGTCAATTTGTGATAGCACTCATATTGAGTCTTGGTGTAGTTCAATTCCAACAACTCTAGGTAAGCTCCATATAAGAGAACCTGCTGTAGTGGGAGATTCATATGGTCCTCCTAATGTTGGGCTGAATTTTTCAAAATATGATGATCGGTGGGCTCAACAGCAAACGAAAATCATGTCACTGACCACAAGATGCAAGGCTGTATGGTATGAAATGATAGGAAATAGAGATGGCCAAGTCATAATGCTTCATATTTCCACGTAATGTTGCAGCTGCCCAAGTCATAATGCTTCCCGTGTCAAACAAAAATGCCGACACTCAAGCCGTTTGCTTTGCTCCTTATACTGATTGGATTGGGACGTTCACACCATATCCAATATCAAGTCTGTATATCGTTCCAGCATATATTGATAAGCCAATCTGGGCTACGGTATTGAGACCTTTCTGTTTCCGCACCAAAAGTGTTGATCGAAAGAAAGTATGGAATACGTACAAGATGCATAAATCTACAACTGATGAGGTTCATTTTGCACAACTAGATAACAGGGCACTTATCAACTACAGGTTGTCAGATTTTAGTCCGTTTATATATTTCGTAGTGAGTCCGTTTGTGAGAGTGCTACACAAAGAACCTATACCCGAGAGTACCTTCACAGCTTTGTCGGTGAGTAGTATATATAATTACTGGCAAGAGTCCTCAGATCACCACAATTTTGATGATGATGTGGCAAGGGAAATAGTTATTAAATTTAAGTATTCTCTATCTACTTCTGAATGCAAAGTTATTCGAAGAATCTCGACGGAAGACAAGAAATTGGCTGTACTAGCACATAAAAGTCACTTGACGTGCTTACTAGGCTGTGGAAGGATCATTGATAGTACTTGCAATGATACTATCACTCATTCTGGGTTGCTTCCATTTTTACTAAAATACTTGTTGCATCAAATAGCAGTTCCCAAGTTTTCTGCTAGAGCTTTGGGTACCACTGGCAGTTGGTTTCATTATAAAATTCAAATTACAAATTTGTGTATttcagagcatccacagtgggcgaggaaG from Papaver somniferum cultivar HN1 unplaced genomic scaffold, ASM357369v1 unplaced-scaffold_118, whole genome shotgun sequence includes these protein-coding regions:
- the LOC113330705 gene encoding uncharacterized protein LOC113330705, encoding MGTRNSCACSRASAYLSTVTKPEDYDDVEMIPTEIPLVSDEAKRNLYEILNSNSSANSGTGDGHAPMGESRLCSFDVFMEEKLEYNFRNVVEQSLWNVSILAQERPPQIVLWRTKFYDIKILKKLPASYVDFEKLKLIPASSLECPILLLSDLDLVWGNVPIVGNFKRYICENVRKFTPRTLIQAILADSISRKNRFGRVNMQTHMTEVLEFLHFSFGYGYINCYHHQNEEYCELFKVLITTYNNVIGKEDFTIGVVNPRILFDRGSKSRVISRCSYYVRSCSKFYLGIDASSKIVLNGCGLHLWRGVTLDGANALTDMECFRSDGQFVIALILSLGVVQFQQL